CTAGAGACCCAGAGTAAGTCGTCTGGCAGGGACTGCAGAGCAAGGAGGTTCTGGGGCGGTAGCAGGAGGTCTGGCAGGGGCTGGACTCCACAAAGGACGTCTCGCAGCTGGTGGGCTCCCAGCAGGTCTCCTGACGGCCCCTGTAGAGAGAGGAACCCAGCTGGCAGGTGCTGGGAGAGCAGAGGTCAGTGCCGGAGACCAGGTTGGTGGGATAGGAAAAGCCACAGGAGGAGGCTGGGTAGCGCAGGTAGCCGCCAAAGGAGCGGGAGGAGAAGTTTCCAGAGCAGCAGTTGTAGGACATGTTGACAGGAGATGTGAGTTCAGCTGAGTTACACTGAGAAGATTGAGTTTGGATGCCAGTCCTGGACAGGACCATTTATATACTTTCAGCCGTGGGTGTGGCACCTTACAAGGGTCATCCTTCACAAATTTGAGCTCCCACCTTTGCATATAAGTAACTTAGTAATCTTCTTTGTAATTGCAGTTAACTAACACCCTTCATCTTACGTTTATGGTAgaactcattttgtttttacagCTCTGCGTCaatgaaatacatttatgttttaaatgctATGACAATATGTGATTAATGCCTACTCCATTATGGCCAGGAAAACCCCTCGTATTTTCTCTGCCCGTGATTTATACATCCGCTCCTGTTTTGGCTGGGAAATTCTTTCTGTCTTGGGTGGGGATAGCAATGCattcatattttttgttaatgGCCTAGAGGCAGAAATCTTATTGGTTCATACTCTCCAAAATAGTTTGCCATCTGTTATTTACTATAATCAGTGCTTGTAAGTCCAGTCTCGAGGGCCTATATAAAAGTAAGCCAAAGGAATTGAGAGATAACTAGACATACATATTAtcttgaacaattttttttaaaaattaatatttagaaaaaaatcaaaacaaaagcaaaaaataaataaacgaataaaACAATATGGACTcgtgaaaaaaagcaaagtagaaGACACTGCTGAAATGAGGTAGGAAACAAGTCAGAGTAGTCAGAACAGCAGAAGGATGCTCAGGACTGTCAGGGTTTGCAACTAATGGATAGATACTCCATCCTTAAAGCAAATcaaaatgctttcaaataaaCTTATTTGATGCCTTTTGTATGATGCATTCATATTTGTAAGTGTTCTGGAGCCTACCTGCCTACAACACCTCTAAACCCCCACTTCAAAATTTTGGATGCCTTCTGAGCATTTGCAGGGTAACATCAACTTCtgtgtttttctcccttcttgtGATACGTGACTCTGTCCCAGCCCTCTTTAAAGAGGTGGATTTAGGTTTTGTGGGTGTTGAAAAGTATAATTTGGAGATcctcattaaaaatacaatattatgaATATAATGATAGATATCAACATGGATATTAACTTAGAATAAATACTCCCATAGTTAACAAAACCCAAGCTGTCACAAAATCAAGACAATAATATACCTTTATCATCATCCTCATCTATAacctttttctgcattttttggtTGCATAGTCAGTCTTTGATCATCTCTACATATGACAATGATTTTGTCAACATGATTTGCTGTAGAACAAATGGAAGTAAAATTCAGTGTTTCTTCTAGAAATAGTACATCAAAAatacttgaattattttttatgacagaaaagttttttttttttttaaacattgccCTTTGTTGTGAGCAATGCCACAGCTGTAACACCCTCTGTCATTTCTTTTCAGCAGGGCTTCAAGCCTGAGATTGTGTGCCTCTGATCCAGATGTCC
Above is a genomic segment from Macaca thibetana thibetana isolate TM-01 chromosome 3, ASM2454274v1, whole genome shotgun sequence containing:
- the LOC126951699 gene encoding keratin-associated protein 13-1, with the protein product MVLSRTGIQTQSSQCNSAELTSPVNMSYNCCSGNFSSRSFGGYLRYPASSCGFSYPTNLVSGTDLCSPSTCQLGSSLYRGRQETCWEPTSCETSFVESSPCQTSCYRPRTSLLCSPCQTTYSGSLGFGSSSCRSLGYGSRSCYSVGCGSSGFRSLGYGGCGFPSLGYGSGFCRPTYLAFRSCQSSCYRPTCASGFYY